In the genome of Syngnathus typhle isolate RoL2023-S1 ecotype Sweden unplaced genomic scaffold, RoL_Styp_1.0 HiC_scaffold_30, whole genome shotgun sequence, one region contains:
- the LOC133147114 gene encoding uncharacterized protein LOC133147114 — protein MTKRSSVLSSPTLGAKSSFTLWSFEPDIVFRMEQDQERHLDVRPKRRTHPPAWMQDFEVDYVGYEHSGQPRWDSFTPTPTGRPSYPQQGLVQTISLRAPQFHPESFEDAAQHRAPQLASSFTRRRNADDRTLSAPVQSYQQQPNQDQYHPNRHTVQDGNAVLRETHEAIHAGLKELNKARSDLQQLIDVAHSLRIGMSQVNIPLPACSSPKPPDGAVTTSNSSRFTESEEEEDWPDPPPWPEPEEALNANLSALNLGAHQLPPYPTPPETKPLHYRPQPQPAQFRHPQFIPSSRESSHVPPVPPRNLPLPLGASPTGQPHLQVPHSHRTTPYMQPPYPEPVYRGPQPTIPKFTFPDPSEFARLRIALENLLPSNATELFKYQVLVDHLKLEEAKLISDAYLNSPTPYTDTMTALYDKYGQPHQLALKKISSVLDGPEVRRGDPMAFQKFALQIQSLVGLLQTLGHEGEVELSCGSHVARLLSKLPPEQRADFRRSQPTRSGATSTLRDLSEWLRHESWCQDFDDPTSSRSSKEKQSTKWNIRPVAKQTAVLHSSQEPSVKLVKEKPVKGKDKSKVYCAYCESTDHYLSQCSGVAQLTKDELKRWIQEHKRCWRCARRHFAAQCDLKKPCNLCQGKHLLALHEINIRPEKVKDDSPPKAESCLTTCASESFYLDRPHVGNRVMLKVVRVHVHYGSQKLDTYAILDDGSERTMLLPTAAKSLALNGAPEDLPLRTVRSDIQVLHGHTVSFRVSSPTNPNIMFKITDAFTASHLNLAPHSYPVSHLQRKFKHLRGIPIPTFREVKPLLLIGSDQPHLVTPIEPVRLGPHGSPAAVRTRLGWTLQGPCQSTGRPAHPAQCLFTSVPPPMDDLYRHVERLWQVDTVPYRPEREVTRSKQDQQAIALLETKTGRTEVSGILRYATPLLRHAAMPLLQAPKESVMALLRSTERRLLKNPEQGQAYQAEMRKLIESGAVQEISEDTSSTESWFIPHHLVTHNGKNRLVFNCSHQFLGQSLNQFLLPGPTLGASLLAVLLRFREGPIAVSGDIKGMFHQVRLLPEDRPLLRFLWRDLEVEQPPKIFEWQVLPFGTTCSPCCATYALQRHVKDPSKSNDDMRFSVEHCFYVDNYLQSVATPSEAKGRVDRLRKLLASGGFELRQWACNDPNVLSHLPSELRSTSLDLWLAQDKSNPFESTLGLSWNWQADSLGYKQRLVPYDVPTLRNIYRVLASQYDPLGYLLPFSIRAKLILRQLWDKQRGWDDPNLPPDLLQAWSCWEAELKHLPDITMPRPYAPADSHREGTTRQVHIFADASEKAYGAVAFLRTEDNQGKVHLSFVLARSRIAPKRVHSVPRLELCAALVAAQLASTLKKELALPVHSTVLWSDSTTVLTWLHSQSCRYKVFVGSRVAEIQELTEGFVWRYVDSDNNPADDLTRGKTLISLLEPNRWSQGPTFLLQGPTTWPEMPHGIPPDDAAELRKGTFCGSTVTSPDIAILQDKTCNTWQELMDATARELHGQAPPIYSPTAEEYRQAEVLILQRAQKQSFPDDCAQLSAGKPVKTSSRLLTLAPVIDTSIDLIRVGGRLRRLEGQNEVTPHPIVLDASHPVTRLLIKKYDQDLKHPGPERVFAELRRTYWIIHGREAVRRYQRSCVDCQRWRAKPSIPKMADLPTACLQLHKPAFHATGMDCFGPMLVKVGRRHEKRWGLIFKCLTTRAVHLDLIRNMDTDAFLMALRRFIARRGTPSELWSDHGTNFKGGEKELREAFTSMCPTLQSQLAPRKIKFNFNPPAAPHFGGVWEREVRAVKSALRTCLGTEPIHEDVLSTVLLEVEAILNSKPLGYVSADLSDVDPVTPNSLLLGRPDGSLPQIVYPKSEILSRRRWRHSQVLADQFWSRFIRDYLPGLQTRQKWQASPPDLLEKSVVMITEPQLPRAMWPIGHVTKVHRSDDGHIRSADVDIKGRQYTRPVARLVVLPALPAEVTQDSHKD, from the exons atgaccaaaag atctagcgtattatcctccccaacattgggcgccaaatcctcctttacattgtggtccttcgagccggatataGTGTTCAGGATGGAGCAAGATCAAGAAAGACACCTGGATGTGAGGCCAAAACGTCGGACGCACCCCCCAGCTTGGATGCAGGACTTCGAGGTGGACTACGTGGGATATGAGCACAGCGGCCAACCACGTTGGGACTCGTTTACACCGACCCCAACAGGCAGACCGTCATACCCACAGCAGGGACTAGTCCAGACGATCTCCTTGCGTGCACCTCAATTTCATCCGGAGAGCTTCGAGGATGCTGCTCAGCATAGAGCCCCTCAGCTAGCCTCAAGCTTCACCCGGAGGAGGAATGCGGATGATAGAACCTTATCTGCACCTGTCCAGTCATACCAACAACAGCCAAACCAGGACCAGTACCACCCGAACCGCCACACCGTACAAGATGGGAATGCGGTTCTGCGTGAGACTCACGAAGCCATCCATGCCGGACTGAAGGAGCTAAATAAAGCCCGTAGTGACCTTCAGCAGCTGATTGACGTGGCCCACTCTCTAAGAATAGGCATGAGTCAAGTGAACATCCCTCTACCAGCATGTTCCAGTCCCAAACCACCTGATGGGGCCGTCACCACGAGCAACAGCTCGAGATTCACTgagtcagaggaagaggaggattggcCTGATCCTCCGCCATGGCCTGAACCCGAGGAAGCCCTAAACGCCAACCTCAGTGCCTTGAATCTGGGAGCTCATCAGCTACCTCCTTACCCGACTCCACCGGAGACCAAGCCTCTACACTACAGGCCTCAGCCACAACCAGCCCAATTCCGTCATCCACAGTTCATTCCTTCTAGCCGTGAGTCCTCCCACGTTCCTCCTGTACCGCCACGTAACTTACCCTTACCTCTAGGAGCATCCCCAACTGGTCAACCACATCTTCAAGTGCCACACTCTCACAGAACCACCCCTTACATGCAACCTCCATACCCAGAGCCAGTGTACAGAGGACCCCAACCGACCATTCCCAAGTTCACTTTCCCGGACCCTAGTGAGTTCGCCCGGCTACGTATAGCATTAGAGaacctcctcccctccaatGCTACAGAACTCTTCAAGTATCAGGTACTAGTAGACCATCTTAAGTTAGAAGAGGCCAAACTGATATCTGACGCCTATCTAAACTCTCCAACACCCTACACGGACACCATGACAGCTCTCTATGACAAATATGGTCAACCTCATCAGCTTGCCCTAAAGAAGATATCCAGCGTCCTGGACGGCCCAGAGGTCAGGCGGGGTGATCCAATGGCGTTCCAGAAATTTGCCCTTCAAATACAATCACTGGTGGGTCTCCTCCAGACCTTGGGCCACGAAGGAGAAGTTGAACTAAGCTGTGGCTCTCACGTAGCTCGCCTACTGAGTAAGCTTCCGCCTGAACAGCGAGCCGATTTCCGCCGTTCCCAGCCCACTCGATCTGGAGCCACATCCACCTTGCGGGACCTGTCAGAGTGGCTTCGCCACGAGTCATGGTGCCAGGACTTTGACGATCCTACCAGTAGCCGGAGCTCCAAGGAGAAGCAGAGCACTAAATGGAACATTCGTCCTGTGGCTAAGCAAACAGCAGTCCTGCATAGTAGCCAGGAGCCCTCAGTGAAACTAGTTAAAGAGAAACCTGTCAAAGGGAAAGACAAGTCCAAGGTATACTGTGCCTATTGTGAGAGTACAGACCACTACCTCAGCCAGTGTAGTGGTGTAGCCCAGCTCACCAAAGACGAGCTGAAGAGGTGGATCCAAGAGCACAAGCGGTGTTGGCGCTGTGCCCGTCGACACTTCGCCGCTCAGTGCGACCTCAAGAAACCCTGTAACCTTTGTCAAGGCAAGCACCTTCTCGCTCTCCACGAGATTAACATAAGACCTGAGAAAGTTAAGGATGACTCACCTCCAAAGGCTGAAAGCTGCCTGACTACCTGTGCCTCCGAGTCCTTCTACCTTGACCGACCACACGTGGGGAACCGAGTCATGTTGAAGGTGGTGCGAGTACACGTGCACTATGGTAGTCAGAAGTTAGACACCTACGCTATACTGGATGATGGGTCTGAGAGGACTATGCTGCTCCCCACCGCTGCTAAGTCCCTAGCCCTTAACGGCGCTCCCGAAGACCTCCCACTGCGCACAGTGCGCTCGGACATCCAAGTCTTGCATGGCCATACAGTGTCATTCCGGGTCTCCTCTCCCACCAACCCTAATATTATGTTTAAGATCACTGATGCCTTTACAGCCAGCCATCTTAATCTAGCCCCACATAGCTACCCAGTTAGCCACCTACAGAGGAAGTTCAAGCACCTGCGTGGAATCCCTATTCCTACCTTCCGAGAAGTAAAGCCCTTGCTTCTCATAGGTTCAGACCAGCCCCACCTCGTAACCCCCATCGAGCCTGTCAGGCTTGGTCCTCATGGTAGCCCAGCAGCTGTCCGCACTAGACTGGGGTGGACCTTGCAGGGCCCGTGTCAGTCGACGGGGCGGCCAGCTCACCCAGCTCAATGCCTGTTCACCTCTGTTCCACCACCCATGGATGATCTCTACAGGCATGTGGAGAGACTCTGGCAAGTGGATACAGTCCCCTACAGGCCAGAGAGGGAAGTGACACGATCCAAGCAGGATCAGCAAGCCATAGCCCTGCTGGAGACGAAGACAGGACGTACCGAGGTGAGTGGCATCCTTAGATACGCTACTCCCCTGTTACGCCATGCGGCTATGCCACTATTGCAAGCACCGAAAGAATCAGTTATGGCCCTGCTGCGCAGCACTGAGAGACGCCTCCTTAAGAACCCTGAGCAGGGACAAGCATACCAAGCGGAGATGCGGAAACTCATCGAGTCAGGCGCAGTGCAGGAAATTAGCGAGGACACCTCATCAACGGAGAGCTGGTTTATCCCCCATCACCTCGTGACCCATAACGGGAAGAACCGCCTCGTCTTTAACTGTTCTCATCAATTTTTGGGCCAGTCCCTTAATCAGTTCCTCCTACCAGGCCCAACTCTAGGTGCCTCACTGCTAGCGGTCCTATTGAGGTTCCGAGAAGGTCCCATTGCAGTTAGTGGGGACATTAAagggatgttccaccaggtcCGTCTCCTCCCTGAGGATCGCCCCCTTCTGAGATTTTTATGGAGAGACCTAGAGGTAGAACAACCACCCAAGATCTTTGAATGGCAGGTCCTCCCCTTTGGGACCACCTGTAGCCCATGTTGTGCGACATACGCCCTGCAAAGACATGTCAAGGATCCCAGTAAGTCAAACGATGACATGAGGTTCTCCGTGGAGCACTGTTTCTATGTCGACAACTACCTGCAGAGTGTGGCTACACCCAGCGAAGCAAAGGGTCGGGTGGACCGGCTCAGGAAACTCCTCGCCTCGGGCGGCTTCGAATTGCGACAGTGGGCTTGCAATGACCCAAATGTTCTCAGCCACCTACCTTCAGAGCTCAGATCCACCAGTCTAGACCTGTGGCTAGCCCAAGATAAGTCCAACCCGTTTGAGTCGACCCTGGGCCTCAGCTGGAACTGGCAGGCAGACTCCCTAGGCTACAAGCAGCGGTTAGTCCCTTACGATGTACCAACCTTGAGGAACATTTATAGAGTCCTAGCCTCACAGTACGATCCATTGGGATACCTGCTGCCATTCTCCATTCGCGCCAAGCTCATCCTAAGACAGCTGTGGGACAAGCAGCGAGGTTGGGACGATCCTAACCTCCCTCCTGACCTGCTACAGGCTTGGTCCTGTTGGGAGGCGGAGCTCAAGCATCTGCCGGACATTACCATGCCACGTCCGTATGCGCCTGCGGATAGCCACCGCGAAGGGACCACTCGGCAAGTGCACATCTTTGCTGACGCCTCAGAAAAGGCCTACGGGGCTGTAGCCTTCCTCCGAACCGAAGACAACCAGGGTAAGGTACATTTATCCTTTGTTCTGGCTCGCTCCCGCATAGCCCCTAAGCGTGTGCATTCTGTACCTCGCCTTGAGCTGTGTGCGGCTCTTGTAGCAGCGCAGTTGGCTTCCACCCTCAAGAAAGAGCTTGCTCTCCCAGTACACAGCACAGTATTGTGGTCTGACTCTACCACTGTACTCACCTGGCTACACTCGCAATCCTGTCGATACAAGGTGTTTGTAGGGTCAAGAGTAGCTGAGATCCAGGAGCTTACGGAAGGCTTTGTTTGGCGCTACGTAGACTCAGACAACAACCCTGCCGACGACCTGACAAGAGGGAAGACATTGATATCCCTGTTGGAGCCCAATCGATGGTCACAAGGACCCACCTTCCTTCTACAGGGTCCAACCACCTGGCCAGAAATGCCACACGGTATTCCACCTGATGATGCCGCTGAACTAAGGAAAGGTACGTTCTGTGGGTCCACCGTCACCTCACCTGACATTGCCATTCTACAAGACAAGACGTGCAACACCTGGCAGGAACTCATGGACGCTACTGCAAGGGAGCTTCATGGCCAGGCCCCTCCGATCTACTCACCTACCGCTGAAGAATACCGACAAGCTGAAGTACTCATCCTTCAACGAGCCCAGAAGCAATCCTTCCCAGACGATTGTGCTCAGCTGTCTGCAGGGAAGCCTGTTAAAACTTCGAGTCGACTTCTTACTCTAGCGCCAGTCATCGACACCTCCATCGACCTAATCAGAGTAGGAGGCCGGTTACGCCGTCTAGAGGGCCAGAACGAGGTCACCCCACACCCTATCGTCCTCGACGCCTCACACCCTGTGACCCGCCTGCTCATAAAGAAATATGACCAGGACCTTAAACACCCAGGGCCAGAGCGAGTCTTTGCAGAGTTGCGGAGGACCTATTGGATCATTCACGGCCGTGAAGCAGTTCGTCGCTATCAACGTTCCTGTGTAGATTGTCAGCGCTGGCGGGCCAAGCCTTCCATAcctaaaatggctgacctcccAACCGCATGCCTCCAGTTGCATAAACCTGCCTTCCACGCCACTGGCATGGACTGTTTCGGTCCCATGTTAGTAAAGGTTGGACGACGCCATGAGAAACGCTGGGGTCTCATCTTCAAGTGCTTGACCACCAGAGCGGTACATCTGGACCTCATACGAAATATGGACACCGATGCTTTCCTGATGGCTTTGAGGCGATTCATTGCCAGAAGAGGAACCCCCTCGGAACTGTGGTCAGACCACGGGACCAATTTCAAGGGGGGAGAGAAGGAGCTTCGGGAAGCCTTCACAAGTATGTGTCCAACCCTACAAAGTCAACTCGCTCCACgtaaaatcaaattcaacttcaaccccccagcagcccctcacttTGGTGGAGTATGGGAGAGAGAAGTACGAGCAGTCAAGTCTGCACTCCGCACCTGTCTAGGTACTGAGCCTATCCATGAGGACGTCCTCTCCACCGTCCTGTTGGAAGTGGAGGCCATTCTCAACTCAAAACCTTTGGGCTATGTGTCTGCTGACCTGTCTGACGTCGACCCCGTGACCCCCAACAGCCTCCTACTGGGGCGGCCTGATGGATCACTCCCCCAGATCGTCTACCCGAAGAGCGAAATCCTGAGCCGAAGGCGCTGGCGGCACTCCCAAGTCCTTGCCGACCAGTTTTGGTCAAGATTCATCAGGGATTACCTACCGGGATTgcaaacaagacagaaatggcaagcctccccccccgacctcctggagaagtcagtggtcatgatcaccgagccacagttaccccgtgccatgtggcctattggtcatgtgacgaagGTTCATCGCAGTGACGATGGCCACATAAGGTCAGCTGATGTCGACATTAAAGGGCGGCAGTACACCCGACCAGTAGCTCGACTGGTGGTGCTACCAGCCCTCCCAGCGGAAGTGACTCAGGACTCTCATAAAGACTGA